In Xenorhabdus poinarii G6, the following are encoded in one genomic region:
- a CDS encoding DUF1289 domain-containing protein, giving the protein MAEQLELFAIPNPCRGICESDPRGFCRGCYRSREERFTWMTLSNSEKRKILRLCHLRYLRMLRENGIDRNIISK; this is encoded by the coding sequence ATGGCTGAACAATTAGAACTCTTTGCTATTCCAAATCCTTGTCGGGGAATTTGTGAATCGGATCCCCGTGGTTTTTGCCGAGGATGTTATCGCAGCAGGGAAGAGCGGTTTACGTGGATGACATTATCCAACAGTGAAAAAAGAAAAATATTGCGCTTATGTCATCTGAGATACCTAAGAATGTTGAGAGAAAACGGTATTGATAGAAATATTATTTCAAAATAA
- the sapF gene encoding putrescine export ABC transporter ATP-binding protein SapF, with protein sequence MVDTLLVVRNLTKTFRYHTGLFRRHQLDAVKPVSFTLQPKKTLAIIGANGSGKSTLARMLSGVIEPTSGEILINSHPLSYGDYSYRSQRIRMIFQDSSTSLNPRQRVGQILDMPLILNTALSPSEREKRINQTLRQVGLLPDHANYYPHMLASGQKQRVALARALILQPQIIIADEALASLDMSMRSQIINLMLELQETHGISYIYVTQHLGMMKHISDQILVMHQGEVVERGNTAEVLASPLHEITRKLIASHFGEALSAEAWRQDIT encoded by the coding sequence GTGGTTGACACATTATTGGTCGTCAGAAATTTGACCAAAACATTTCGCTATCATACCGGGCTATTTCGCCGTCATCAGCTTGACGCGGTAAAACCGGTGAGTTTCACCCTGCAACCGAAAAAAACACTGGCCATTATTGGGGCAAATGGTTCCGGTAAATCCACATTAGCGAGAATGTTGTCAGGCGTGATTGAACCGACTTCAGGTGAGATCCTGATTAACAGCCATCCACTATCTTACGGCGATTACAGTTATCGCAGCCAACGCATCCGAATGATTTTTCAGGATTCCAGTACTTCACTCAATCCTCGTCAGCGGGTTGGTCAGATTCTGGATATGCCACTGATCCTGAATACGGCCTTGTCTCCCTCTGAACGAGAAAAACGCATCAACCAGACCTTACGTCAAGTGGGTTTACTGCCAGATCATGCTAATTATTATCCACATATGCTCGCATCAGGACAAAAACAGCGGGTGGCTTTGGCACGAGCCCTAATATTGCAGCCACAAATCATTATTGCCGACGAAGCATTGGCTTCTCTTGATATGTCAATGCGCTCTCAGATAATCAATTTGATGCTCGAGTTACAGGAAACACACGGAATTTCATATATCTATGTGACACAACACCTCGGTATGATGAAACATATCAGTGATCAAATACTGGTCATGCATCAAGGTGAAGTTGTTGAACGTGGCAATACCGCTGAGGTTCTGGCGTCTCCACTGCATGAGATTACACGTAAATTGATAGCCAGCCATTTTGGTGAAGCGTTGTCTGCTGAAGCATGGCGTCAAGATATCACCTAA
- a CDS encoding Grx4 family monothiol glutaredoxin, producing MTNINMNTNTVTDTTVAAVIEKIERQIRENPILLYMKGSPKLPSCGFSAQAVQVLSACGERFAYVDILQNPDIRAQLPKYANWPTFPQLWMDGELVGGCDILVEMYQRGELQTLIKETADKYREQE from the coding sequence ATGACAAATATTAATATGAATACTAATACGGTTACTGATACAACAGTTGCGGCAGTCATCGAAAAAATTGAACGCCAGATCAGAGAAAACCCCATTCTACTGTATATGAAAGGTTCTCCTAAACTACCAAGTTGCGGTTTCTCGGCCCAGGCAGTGCAGGTTTTATCTGCTTGTGGTGAGCGTTTTGCTTATGTGGATATCCTGCAAAACCCAGATATCCGTGCTCAATTGCCTAAGTATGCAAATTGGCCGACTTTTCCTCAGCTTTGGATGGATGGTGAATTGGTCGGTGGGTGTGACATTCTTGTTGAAATGTATCAGCGCGGTGAATTACAAACGCTGATCAAAGAGACGGCGGATAAATATCGTGAGCAAGAATAA
- the slyA gene encoding transcriptional regulator SlyA: MELTLGSDLARLVRVWRALIDHRLKPLKLTQTHWVTLYNISQLPPEQSQIQLAKAIGIEQPSLVRTLDQLEEKKLITRHTCANDRRAKRIKLTGESETFIKEVDSVIDLTRKEILEGITHDELILLASVIKKIEKNINQLHKQVI; the protein is encoded by the coding sequence TTGGAATTGACATTGGGATCCGATTTGGCACGTTTAGTCCGTGTCTGGCGCGCTTTAATTGATCATCGTTTGAAACCGTTGAAATTAACTCAGACACATTGGGTGACTCTATACAATATTAGTCAGCTACCACCAGAGCAATCACAGATACAGCTAGCGAAAGCGATTGGTATTGAACAACCTTCTTTGGTGAGAACGCTTGATCAATTAGAAGAAAAGAAACTGATTACACGTCATACATGTGCTAATGATCGACGCGCAAAAAGAATCAAATTAACCGGAGAATCGGAGACGTTTATCAAAGAAGTGGATAGTGTTATTGATTTAACAAGGAAAGAAATTTTGGAAGGAATTACTCATGATGAGTTAATTTTGCTTGCTTCCGTAATAAAGAAAATTGAAAAAAATATTAACCAATTACATAAACAAGTCATATAA
- the fabI gene encoding enoyl-ACP reductase FabI, giving the protein MGFMTGKRILITGVASKLSIAYGIAKAMHDQGAELAFTYQNDKLKPRVEEFAASLNSTIVLPCDVAEDESIDALFVELGKVWPKFDGFVHSIGFAPADQLDGDYVNAVTREGFKIAHDISAYSFVAMAKACREMLNPGSALLTLSYLGAERAIPNYNVMGLAKASLEANVRYMANAMGVEGIRVNGISAGPIRTLAASGIKDFRKMLAHCEAVTPIRRTVTTEDVGNAAAFLCSDLAGGVTGEILHVDGGFSIAAMNELELK; this is encoded by the coding sequence ATGGGTTTCATGACCGGCAAGCGCATTCTCATTACTGGCGTCGCCAGCAAACTGTCTATCGCTTATGGAATTGCCAAGGCAATGCACGATCAAGGTGCAGAGCTGGCTTTTACCTACCAAAATGACAAACTGAAACCTCGTGTCGAAGAATTCGCTGCATCACTGAATTCAACTATCGTTCTGCCCTGTGACGTAGCAGAAGATGAAAGTATCGACGCCTTGTTCGTTGAACTCGGTAAAGTCTGGCCTAAATTCGATGGTTTTGTTCACTCTATCGGTTTTGCACCAGCTGACCAACTTGATGGTGACTATGTTAATGCCGTCACCCGGGAAGGCTTCAAAATTGCACATGACATCAGCGCATACAGTTTCGTCGCCATGGCGAAAGCCTGCCGTGAAATGCTGAATCCTGGTTCAGCCCTCCTCACTTTAAGTTATCTAGGTGCCGAGCGTGCAATTCCTAACTATAACGTCATGGGGCTGGCGAAAGCCTCTCTGGAAGCGAATGTGCGTTATATGGCAAATGCAATGGGTGTAGAAGGTATTCGTGTTAATGGCATCTCTGCCGGCCCGATCCGCACTCTGGCGGCCTCTGGTATCAAAGACTTCCGTAAAATGCTGGCTCACTGTGAAGCAGTTACCCCTATTCGCCGCACGGTAACAACAGAAGATGTCGGTAATGCGGCTGCTTTCTTATGTTCAGATCTGGCGGGTGGTGTGACCGGTGAGATTTTGCATGTTGACGGTGGTTTCAGCATTGCTGCCATGAATGAATTAGAGTTAAAGTAA
- the anmK gene encoding anhydro-N-acetylmuramic acid kinase: MHSGRYIGVMSGTSMDGVDVVLAEIRDKTVTQQLSYCHPFPQELKQKLLSICQGQQTTLSIVGRLDHELGTLFAEAVQGLLNKAALTASAITAIGCHGQTVWHEPDGEKPFTMQIGDNNRVAALTDITTVGDFRRRDMAYGGQGAPLVPAFHMAVLGHPTERRIILNMGGIANISALLPDSAVKGYDTGPGNMLMDAWTWRHKQLPYDKDARWASQGTVNESLLQKMLSDPYFARTAPKSTGREYFNMAWLEKQLAEFSDIAPVDVQATLAELTAASIAQQVILSGGCDRLLVCGGGARNPLVMHRLSALLLGTEVAPTDKYGLSGDDMEALAFAWLAFRTMSGLSGNLPSVTGADRETILGAIYPIVR, translated from the coding sequence ATGCATTCAGGACGTTATATTGGTGTGATGTCGGGCACCAGCATGGATGGGGTTGATGTTGTGTTGGCAGAGATTAGAGATAAAACAGTGACTCAACAACTGAGTTACTGTCATCCCTTCCCACAAGAGCTTAAGCAAAAATTGCTTTCTATATGTCAAGGTCAACAGACAACGTTATCCATAGTCGGGCGACTTGACCATGAACTTGGCACGCTTTTTGCGGAGGCTGTTCAGGGATTGTTGAATAAAGCTGCGTTGACAGCCAGTGCGATTACAGCAATCGGATGTCATGGGCAGACGGTATGGCATGAGCCGGACGGTGAGAAACCGTTTACGATGCAAATCGGTGATAATAATCGTGTAGCGGCATTGACTGATATTACAACAGTGGGTGATTTTAGACGGCGTGACATGGCTTATGGTGGTCAGGGTGCGCCTTTGGTGCCGGCATTCCATATGGCGGTATTGGGGCATCCGACGGAAAGGCGCATTATTTTAAACATGGGTGGAATCGCAAATATCTCGGCGCTTCTGCCTGATTCAGCCGTTAAAGGGTATGACACCGGTCCGGGGAATATGCTGATGGATGCCTGGACATGGCGGCATAAGCAGTTACCTTACGACAAAGATGCACGCTGGGCCAGTCAAGGGACTGTCAACGAATCTTTACTCCAAAAAATGCTTTCTGATCCCTATTTCGCACGTACTGCACCGAAGAGTACAGGACGTGAATACTTTAATATGGCATGGTTGGAAAAACAGTTAGCTGAATTTTCTGACATTGCTCCTGTGGATGTTCAAGCAACACTGGCTGAACTCACGGCAGCGAGCATTGCTCAGCAAGTTATCCTCAGTGGCGGATGTGATCGGCTGCTGGTATGTGGTGGTGGAGCCAGGAACCCATTGGTGATGCATCGGCTATCCGCTTTATTACTGGGAACTGAAGTCGCGCCGACGGATAAATATGGTTTGAGTGGTGATGATATGGAAGCGTTGGCATTTGCTTGGTTGGCATTCCGCACAATGTCCGGGTTGTCGGGTAATTTACCCTCCGTAACCGGTGCGGATAGAGAAACGATTTTAGGGGCAATTTATCCGATTGTCAGATAA
- a CDS encoding glycine zipper 2TM domain-containing protein has protein sequence MFKRFLVGAVVVTTLSGCADMGALSSDTYSIDQAKQAQDVTYGTIISVRPITIKGRQAGDPNVLGLIGGAVLGGLLGNTVGGGSGQKLATAAGAIAGGLTGQKIEGAMDQAKGIELSIRTDSGKNIVVVQKLDNTVFSRGQRIKIANSGESLTVSPI, from the coding sequence ATGTTTAAACGTTTCCTGGTTGGTGCAGTTGTAGTGACCACTTTGTCCGGTTGTGCGGATATGGGTGCACTTTCTAGTGATACTTATTCTATTGACCAGGCCAAACAGGCTCAGGATGTCACCTATGGCACCATTATCTCTGTACGTCCCATCACGATTAAAGGCAGACAAGCCGGGGACCCGAATGTCCTGGGTCTCATTGGCGGGGCTGTTTTAGGTGGGCTATTAGGGAATACGGTTGGTGGCGGATCGGGTCAAAAACTCGCCACAGCTGCGGGTGCGATTGCCGGTGGTTTGACGGGTCAAAAAATCGAAGGGGCGATGGACCAGGCGAAAGGGATTGAATTAAGTATTCGTACGGACAGTGGAAAAAACATCGTTGTAGTCCAAAAATTGGACAACACTGTCTTCAGCAGAGGACAACGCATCAAGATTGCAAACAGTGGAGAGTCTCTCACTGTTTCACCAATCTAA
- the sodB gene encoding superoxide dismutase [Fe] gives MSFELPALPYAKDALEPHISVETLEYHHGKHHNAYVVNLNNLIKETEFAGKSLEEIIKTSEGGIFNNAAQIWNHTFYWHSLSPNGGGEPSGKVADAINHAFGSFAEFKQQFTDAALKNFGSGWTWLVKKTDGTLAIVNTSNAATPLTSNDKPVLTVDVWEHAYYIDYRNARPQYLEHFWALVNWKFVEENLA, from the coding sequence ATGTCTTTTGAATTACCCGCATTACCTTATGCCAAAGATGCCCTGGAACCACACATTTCTGTAGAGACTCTGGAATATCACCACGGCAAACATCACAACGCTTATGTTGTCAACCTGAATAACCTGATTAAAGAGACTGAATTTGCCGGGAAATCCCTGGAAGAGATCATCAAGACATCCGAAGGTGGTATCTTCAATAATGCTGCGCAAATTTGGAACCACACTTTCTACTGGCATAGTCTATCACCAAATGGTGGCGGCGAACCAAGTGGGAAAGTGGCAGATGCTATCAATCATGCTTTTGGTTCTTTTGCCGAGTTTAAACAGCAGTTCACTGATGCCGCTCTGAAAAACTTTGGTTCTGGTTGGACTTGGTTAGTCAAAAAAACGGATGGCACTTTGGCTATCGTTAACACATCTAATGCCGCAACCCCATTGACGAGTAATGATAAACCTGTGCTGACCGTTGATGTCTGGGAGCACGCATATTACATCGATTACCGGAATGCACGGCCTCAATATCTGGAGCACTTCTGGGCATTGGTTAACTGGAAATTTGTTGAAGAAAACTTAGCTTAA
- the tyrS gene encoding tyrosine--tRNA ligase, whose product MSSNNLIKQLQERGLVAQVTYEAALVERLAQGPISLYCGFDPTADSLHLGHLVPLLCLKRFQLAGHKPIALVGGATGLIGDPSFKATERKLNTEETVKEWVEKIRNQVSPFLSFAGENGAELANNYEWFGKMDVLTFLRDIGKHFSVNQMINKEAVKQRLNRDDVGISYTEFSYNLLQSYDFANLNGTYGVELQIGGSDQWGNITSGIDLTRRLHQKQVFGMTVPLITKSDGTKFGKTEGGAVWLDPKKTSPYKFYQFWINTADADVYRFLKFFTFMSIEDINALEEEDKTSGKAPRAQYVLAEQVTGMVHGEAGLAAAKRITDSLFSGAIADLTEDDFAQLAQDGMPAIELEKEADLQQALVTAGFVPSRGQARTMISSNAVSINGEKQSEPMYVFTERDRLFGLYSLLRRGKKHYCLINWKS is encoded by the coding sequence ATGTCTAGCAATAACCTGATTAAACAACTGCAAGAGCGGGGCCTTGTTGCCCAGGTAACGTATGAAGCGGCGTTAGTGGAGAGGCTGGCGCAAGGTCCGATCTCTCTCTATTGCGGCTTTGATCCTACCGCTGACAGCTTGCATTTGGGCCATCTGGTTCCTTTGCTGTGTTTAAAACGATTTCAACTTGCTGGGCATAAACCGATTGCATTGGTTGGTGGCGCGACGGGTTTGATTGGCGATCCTAGTTTTAAAGCGACTGAACGCAAATTAAACACAGAAGAAACTGTCAAAGAGTGGGTTGAGAAGATCCGCAACCAGGTTTCTCCCTTCCTGAGTTTTGCAGGTGAAAATGGTGCAGAATTAGCCAATAACTACGAGTGGTTTGGTAAAATGGATGTGCTGACTTTCCTGCGTGATATCGGTAAGCACTTTTCTGTCAACCAGATGATTAATAAAGAAGCCGTAAAACAGCGTCTTAACCGTGATGATGTGGGTATTTCGTATACAGAGTTTTCTTACAACCTGTTGCAGTCATATGATTTTGCAAACCTGAATGGCACATACGGTGTTGAATTGCAGATTGGGGGTTCAGACCAATGGGGCAATATTACGTCAGGTATTGATTTGACTCGTCGTTTGCATCAGAAACAAGTGTTTGGCATGACAGTACCTTTGATCACTAAATCCGATGGCACTAAATTTGGTAAAACAGAAGGCGGTGCCGTTTGGTTGGATCCGAAGAAAACCAGCCCGTACAAATTTTATCAATTCTGGATTAATACCGCAGATGCCGATGTTTACCGTTTCCTGAAATTCTTCACTTTCATGAGCATTGAAGACATTAATGCGTTGGAAGAAGAAGATAAAACTAGCGGTAAAGCGCCACGTGCTCAATATGTTTTGGCCGAACAAGTGACTGGGATGGTGCATGGCGAAGCTGGTTTAGCGGCGGCGAAGCGTATCACTGACAGCTTATTCTCTGGCGCGATTGCTGATTTGACCGAAGATGATTTTGCCCAATTAGCCCAAGATGGTATGCCAGCCATTGAACTTGAAAAAGAAGCTGATTTACAACAAGCCCTGGTGACGGCGGGATTCGTTCCTTCCCGTGGGCAGGCGCGTACAATGATCAGTTCTAATGCAGTGTCCATCAATGGTGAAAAACAGTCCGAACCTATGTATGTATTTACAGAGCGTGATCGCCTGTTTGGGCTTTATAGTTTATTACGCCGTGGTAAGAAGCACTATTGCCTAATCAACTGGAAGTCTTGA
- the rnt gene encoding ribonuclease T codes for MANQNDLNMLSGRFRGYYPVVIDVETAGFNARTDALLEIAAITLKMDDKGWLSPADTLHFHIEPFEGANLDPAALAFTGIDPTNPLRGAVSEYTALHAIFKMIRNGMKSANCHRAIMVAHNANFDHNFVMAATERASLKRNPFHPFATFDTAALSGLVLGQTILAKACITAEIPFDSNQAHSALYDTDRTALLFCELVNRWKRLGGWPLPSTEPASGEA; via the coding sequence ATGGCTAATCAAAACGATCTAAATATGTTAAGTGGGCGCTTTCGTGGCTACTATCCCGTTGTCATTGATGTCGAAACCGCCGGTTTTAATGCGCGGACTGACGCTTTACTTGAAATTGCGGCAATTACGTTAAAAATGGACGATAAAGGTTGGTTATCCCCTGCTGATACACTGCATTTCCATATTGAGCCTTTTGAAGGCGCTAACCTTGATCCTGCTGCTCTCGCGTTCACTGGCATTGATCCCACCAATCCTTTGCGGGGTGCCGTCAGTGAATACACGGCCTTGCATGCTATTTTCAAAATGATCCGTAATGGGATGAAAAGTGCGAATTGCCACCGCGCCATTATGGTCGCCCATAATGCTAATTTTGATCATAATTTTGTCATGGCGGCGACTGAACGTGCCAGTTTAAAACGCAATCCATTCCATCCGTTCGCGACTTTTGATACGGCTGCACTCAGTGGATTGGTTCTTGGTCAGACCATCCTAGCCAAAGCCTGCATCACCGCCGAAATTCCGTTTGACAGCAATCAGGCACATAGTGCCCTTTATGATACTGATCGAACAGCTTTACTTTTCTGCGAACTCGTCAATCGCTGGAAACGGTTAGGCGGGTGGCCACTCCCTTCCACAGAACCAGCCAGTGGCGAAGCTTAA
- the sapD gene encoding putrescine export ABC transporter ATP-binding protein SapD, whose protein sequence is MPLIDIRNLTIEFMTAAGPVKAVDRMSISLIEGEILGLAGESGSGKSLIAKAICGVTKDNLNVTADRFRFNDIDLLRLTPRQRRKVIGHNISMIFQEPQSCLDPSENIGKQIIQSIPGWTYKGRWWQRFHWRKRRAIELLHRVGIKDHDDIMHSYPDELTEGECQKVMIAIALANQPRLLIADEPTNAMEPTTQAQIFRLLSSLNQNNNMTILLISHDLQMMSKLAKRINVLYCGQTVENATPDELLVKPHHPYTQALIRAIPDFGSPLPHKSRLNTLPGVIPSLEHLPVGCRLGPRCPYAQKTCIETPRLRVLKNHAFACHFPLNIEES, encoded by the coding sequence ATGCCATTAATCGATATTCGAAACCTGACGATTGAATTTATGACGGCAGCCGGCCCGGTCAAGGCCGTTGACCGAATGAGTATTTCACTGATAGAAGGTGAAATCCTGGGTTTGGCGGGCGAATCAGGATCGGGAAAGAGTTTAATTGCCAAAGCGATTTGTGGCGTCACAAAAGATAATCTTAACGTCACTGCGGATCGTTTCCGTTTTAACGATATTGATTTATTACGCCTGACGCCACGTCAGCGCCGTAAGGTCATCGGTCACAATATTTCCATGATCTTTCAGGAGCCACAGTCATGTCTTGACCCATCGGAAAACATTGGTAAACAGATTATTCAATCTATTCCTGGATGGACCTATAAAGGCCGTTGGTGGCAACGATTCCATTGGCGAAAACGTCGGGCAATTGAGCTATTGCACCGCGTTGGCATTAAAGATCACGATGACATTATGCACAGTTATCCTGATGAATTAACGGAAGGTGAGTGCCAAAAAGTGATGATTGCCATTGCCCTGGCCAACCAGCCACGGCTGCTGATTGCCGATGAACCCACCAATGCAATGGAGCCGACGACGCAAGCTCAGATATTTCGTTTGCTATCGAGTCTGAATCAGAATAACAACATGACTATTCTGCTAATCAGCCATGACCTGCAAATGATGAGTAAGCTGGCTAAACGCATCAATGTCCTGTATTGCGGCCAAACCGTGGAAAATGCCACACCGGATGAGTTGCTGGTGAAACCTCATCATCCCTATACTCAGGCTTTGATACGTGCAATTCCTGATTTTGGCAGCCCACTGCCACATAAAAGTCGGCTAAATACGCTGCCCGGCGTTATTCCCTCACTGGAACATTTACCGGTAGGTTGCCGCCTGGGGCCACGTTGCCCTTACGCACAAAAAACCTGTATCGAAACGCCACGGTTGCGGGTGCTCAAGAATCATGCATTCGCTTGCCATTTTCCGTTGAATATTGAGGAATCGTAA
- the pdxH gene encoding pyridoxamine 5'-phosphate oxidase, whose translation MSENNETTIAELRREYVRGGLRRKDLTEEPIALFERWLKQVCEAKLSDPTAMCIATVDEHGQPYQRIVLLKHFDTHNLVFYTNLGSRKAKHLAQNNRISLHFPWYQLERQVSFLGKAERLSPLEVMKYFHSRPRDSQIAAWASQQSSKISARSILEGKFLELKQKFQNGEIPLPSFWGGFKVEFDSVEFWQGGANRLHDRFLYRREGDKWHVDRLAP comes from the coding sequence ATGTCAGAAAATAATGAAACAACTATTGCTGAACTTCGTCGCGAATATGTGCGTGGCGGGTTGAGGCGAAAAGATCTTACTGAAGAACCCATTGCGCTGTTTGAACGTTGGTTAAAACAGGTTTGTGAAGCGAAACTCAGCGATCCAACCGCAATGTGTATTGCGACAGTCGATGAGCACGGGCAACCTTATCAGCGCATTGTTTTGTTAAAACATTTTGATACCCATAATTTGGTATTTTATACCAATCTTGGCAGTCGTAAGGCAAAACATCTGGCTCAGAATAACCGGATTAGTCTCCATTTCCCGTGGTATCAGTTAGAACGGCAAGTCAGCTTTCTTGGTAAAGCTGAACGCCTGTCTCCGCTTGAGGTTATGAAGTATTTTCATAGTCGCCCAAGAGATAGCCAAATTGCGGCCTGGGCTTCTCAACAATCTTCAAAGATTTCTGCCAGAAGTATTTTGGAGGGGAAATTTTTGGAATTGAAACAGAAGTTTCAGAATGGTGAGATTCCTCTTCCGAGTTTCTGGGGCGGGTTCAAGGTCGAATTTGATTCAGTCGAATTCTGGCAGGGTGGGGCTAATCGTCTTCATGATCGCTTTTTGTATCGGCGCGAAGGGGATAAATGGCATGTTGACCGATTGGCGCCTTAA
- the gloA gene encoding lactoylglutathione lyase — translation MRLLHTMIRVGNMQRSIDFYTQIMGMRLLRTSENPEYKYSLAFVGYSDESQGAVIELTYNWGVENYEMGTAFGHIALGVDDVAATCERIRLAGGNVIREAGPVKGGTTVIAFVEDPDGYKIELIENASASQALGH, via the coding sequence ATGCGTTTACTCCATACGATGATCCGTGTTGGCAACATGCAGCGTTCGATCGATTTTTATACGCAAATAATGGGTATGCGTCTACTTCGCACCAGTGAAAATCCAGAGTATAAGTATTCCCTTGCGTTTGTTGGGTATAGCGATGAAAGTCAAGGCGCAGTAATTGAACTCACCTACAATTGGGGCGTTGAAAACTACGAAATGGGCACGGCATTCGGGCATATCGCTTTAGGCGTTGATGATGTTGCAGCGACGTGTGAACGAATCAGACTTGCCGGAGGCAATGTCATCCGCGAAGCAGGGCCGGTTAAAGGGGGAACAACGGTCATTGCTTTCGTTGAAGATCCGGATGGCTATAAGATTGAACTTATCGAAAATGCCAGCGCCAGCCAGGCATTAGGCCACTAA
- the pdxY gene encoding pyridoxal kinase PdxY, with protein MNNVLSIQSHVVFGHAGNSAAVFPMRRMGVNVWALNTVQFSNHTQYPQWRGCVMPPEHLADIVQGIGEINKLASCHAVLSGYIGSAEQGNYILNIVEQVKKANPDAWYFCDPVMGHPEKGCIVAPGVAEFFCEKVLPVSDIISPNLLELETLTMRKIGSVEHAISAARELCEKGPDIVLVKHLSRAGYQKNSFEMLLVTKEHSWHVSRPLIDTGARQPVGVGDLTSGLFLVNLLKNPSLTDEALQAALEHVSAAVYEVMLETQKSEEYELQIVAAQDKMVTPEHQFHAVKID; from the coding sequence ATGAACAATGTTCTTTCAATTCAGTCTCATGTTGTCTTTGGTCATGCTGGAAATAGTGCGGCTGTTTTTCCAATGCGCCGGATGGGAGTAAATGTATGGGCATTAAATACCGTTCAATTCTCAAATCATACACAATATCCTCAATGGCGTGGTTGTGTTATGCCACCTGAACACTTGGCTGACATTGTGCAGGGAATTGGTGAAATAAATAAATTGGCATCCTGTCATGCCGTTCTGAGTGGTTATATTGGTTCCGCAGAACAAGGAAATTATATCCTTAATATTGTGGAGCAGGTTAAAAAAGCCAATCCTGACGCATGGTATTTCTGTGATCCCGTGATGGGACATCCAGAAAAAGGATGCATCGTTGCGCCAGGTGTTGCGGAATTCTTCTGTGAGAAAGTCTTACCTGTCAGTGATATTATTTCACCAAATCTATTGGAACTTGAAACACTGACTATGCGGAAAATTGGCAGTGTGGAACACGCGATATCCGCGGCGCGTGAATTATGTGAAAAAGGCCCTGACATTGTATTAGTTAAGCACTTAAGTCGCGCAGGTTATCAGAAAAATAGTTTTGAAATGCTTTTGGTAACGAAAGAACATAGTTGGCATGTCAGTCGCCCGTTAATTGATACAGGAGCACGTCAGCCGGTTGGGGTGGGTGACTTAACAAGTGGGTTATTCCTCGTCAATTTATTGAAAAATCCATCTTTAACAGATGAAGCATTGCAGGCCGCTTTAGAGCATGTCTCAGCTGCCGTTTACGAAGTGATGTTAGAAACACAAAAGAGTGAAGAATATGAGCTACAGATAGTTGCCGCGCAAGATAAAATGGTGACTCCAGAGCATCAGTTTCATGCGGTGAAAATAGACTGA